A stretch of DNA from Streptomyces sp. NBC_01197:
ACCAGCTCGTGGTGGACGGGGAACAGCGGCACGCCGTTCAGCGTCTGGTAGGTGCTGTCCGAGTCCCTGCGGTGCAGCGATTCACAGCCGAGCGCGGCAGCGATCAGAAAGGCGCGGTTCGTGCAGGCGCCGTACGAGACCTCGGAAGGCAGCATGAGGTCGAGCAGCAGATCGGGCTTGGGCACATCGGCGAGGCTGATCAACCGCCGCAACAGCGAACGCTGTTCGGCTTCGTCCAGGTGGTGCACGATCACATGCGGCGTCCCGGTGGCTTCACCGGCGACTTCCGCGTGCTCGGCGAAATCCCGCTCGCCCGACGAGTCCAGGATCAGCAGATGCACGTCGACGTCGAAGTGAGCTGCGGCGTACTGCGCCTCGGCGCGCATGGCCGAAATCGTCGCGGCGCACGCCCTGTTGGTGGGAAGGGTCAGACAGATTCGGTGCATGCCAGTTCTCCGGTAAACCGCTCGGCGTTCCGGCCGCCCCAGGATTCGAGTCCCAGGAGCTTCGCGCCGAGGTCGCTCAGTTCGGCGGCGCCGTACCTGAGGGATTCATGCCGGTCCGCGTCGCCGACCAGCGTCTTGTTCCAGTCCGGGGTGGAGAGGGTGCGCCAGGACTCGATCCGGGACTTCCGCATCTCCTGGTGGGACTCCAGCGCGGGCATCATCGAGAGGTACTGGACGGCGCGGACGCCGCTCTCCGAGATGTTGCGTGCCACACCGTGGGCGAGCAGGCCGTTCCAGATCAGCAGATCGCCCGCCTTGAGTTCCGGCTGGACGACTGGGAACTCCGCGCGGTCGGTGCCCGGCCTGATCGGGTCCCGGCCGTCGGGCTGCGCGATCCTCCACCGGTCGAACTGGCGGAACAGCTCGGGCGAGCACTGGAATCCGCCCCGCTCGGGCTCGGTGTCGTTCAGCGCGATGATGCCCTGGACACGCTGGGGCAGCACGCTGAGCGTGGTGTCGACGTCCCAGTGGAGCTCGATGTCGAACCCCTTGTCCGTGGGCGCGATCAGCGCGCGGTCACGGTTCTTGATGTTGGGCGGGTTCAGGTTGAGCCGGTCCAGGGTCACCCACAGCTCCTCGCAGTCCCACACGTCGGCGAACGCGTCATGGACGCGCTGCGCCTGGCGGCTGTCCCAGATGAGCTGGTGGTGGTACGCCTCCACGAAACCGTAGATGTGCAGTTCACGGTCCAGGTCCGACCGGAAATCGCGGTCGGCGTACCAGGTGTCGGGCCGGTCCGGATCGAGACCCTGGAAGTCCCAGGTGAAGTCCAGCAGGCGCTGCGCCGCGGCAGGGGGTATCGCCTCTTTCACGACGATGTAGCCGTAGGTCTGCCAGAAGGCGAAGTCCTCCTCCGACAGCACGCGCAGCGGCTGCGACTTCTTGATGTCCCGCAACGGTGTCTGCGCCAGGTACATCTCCCCGTCCGTACTGAAATAGGGGATGTCCGATGCGGCTCGATACAGATAGGGGTCAGACGTCGACATGCAACCACTCCAGGTATGAATGTGCTGGTTCTGGTTCTGCTTCTCGTTCTGGGCGGAAAGTTCGGGCGCGGCCGCCCGGCGGCGCGTCCCGCGCGGCCAGGGCCGTGGACCGGGCCGGGCCAGGCCACGGAAGGATGCCGTCGGCGGACCGCGGGTCCGGCGGGACGGCCGCGGGGTGGGGAGCTCACCCGCGCGACGGGGGATGCGGCGGCGTTGCCGCGTACGCGCTCCGGGCCGGCACCGCGCGGCGGGAGCCAGTCCCGCGGTGCGGTGGGTGCCGGGCGGCGGGTGGGAGGTGGTGAGGGGGATGTGCCGGGTGGGGCGCGGTCAGCCGGCCAGTACCTCGGCCGCTGCCACACCCGATGCGGTGGTGGCTCCGTAGGTCGTGATGTGCACCGCACCCTGGGTCGCGGAGGCCGGCAGGCCCATCTCGATCACTACGGAGTCGGGCCGCGCGGTCAGCAGGTGCTTGAGGGAGTCCGTCATCCAGGTGTGCCGACAGGCGTCCCGGACCACTACGACCAGCGGGCGTTCGGTGGCGGGGTCCAGCGCGTACTGGTCGAGTACGGTCAGGTCCGCCGCCACGTCCTCCTCGTGGATCCCGACCGAGGTCGTTCCGGCCAGCCGCTCGCGCAGCGGGGCCGCGACGCCCCAGGGTGTCTCCTTGGCGATGGCGAGGTTCATCGACGGGATGAGCTCCACGACGTGCGGTGCCGCGTCGAGCGGCAGGGACCCGCCGTCGGCCAGGGTCAGGCGCAGCGCCCGCCGGGCGGCCACGAAGCCGATGTCCGACTTGATCCGGTGCGGTGGCGTGGCGTGGAAGATGCCGTTCGACCAGGCCGAGAACTCCTCGACGCGTGCGGCCGCTTCTCTCAGCCGCTCCTCGGACAGCTCACCGTCGTGCACGGCGGACACCAGGGCCGCGCTCAGCAGGCCGACCACCTCGGGGTCGGCGCTCTCGCCGCCGACGCACACCGCGTCTGCGCCGCCCGCGACCGCCCGTACCGTGGCGCCGTCGATACCGTAGAGACCGCTGACGGCCCCCATCTCGATGGCGTCCGTGATGACCAGGCCGTCGAAGCCCATCTCCGTGCGCAGCAGGTCGACGA
This window harbors:
- a CDS encoding phytanoyl-CoA dioxygenase family protein, with the translated sequence MSTSDPYLYRAASDIPYFSTDGEMYLAQTPLRDIKKSQPLRVLSEEDFAFWQTYGYIVVKEAIPPAAAQRLLDFTWDFQGLDPDRPDTWYADRDFRSDLDRELHIYGFVEAYHHQLIWDSRQAQRVHDAFADVWDCEELWVTLDRLNLNPPNIKNRDRALIAPTDKGFDIELHWDVDTTLSVLPQRVQGIIALNDTEPERGGFQCSPELFRQFDRWRIAQPDGRDPIRPGTDRAEFPVVQPELKAGDLLIWNGLLAHGVARNISESGVRAVQYLSMMPALESHQEMRKSRIESWRTLSTPDWNKTLVGDADRHESLRYGAAELSDLGAKLLGLESWGGRNAERFTGELACTESV
- a CDS encoding glycoside hydrolase family 3 protein — its product is MPSTPSSELTHLAYKILQPGFKGTEAPDWLLRRIGEGLSSVVLFSRNIANPGQLVRLTRQLRAENPDLIIAIDEEAGDVTRIESLTGSTRPGNLALGAIDDTELTEAVGRDIGHELHSAGISLTYAPSADVNSNPNNPVIGVRSFGSTPDLVARHTGAWIRGLQSAGVAACAKHFPGHGDTAVDSHLGLPRYDATAESVREQALPPFHAAMESGVRAVMSGHLLVPAYDADLPATLSPRLLVDLLRTEMGFDGLVITDAIEMGAVSGLYGIDGATVRAVAGGADAVCVGGESADPEVVGLLSAALVSAVHDGELSEERLREAAARVEEFSAWSNGIFHATPPHRIKSDIGFVAARRALRLTLADGGSLPLDAAPHVVELIPSMNLAIAKETPWGVAAPLRERLAGTTSVGIHEEDVAADLTVLDQYALDPATERPLVVVVRDACRHTWMTDSLKHLLTARPDSVVIEMGLPASATQGAVHITTYGATTASGVAAAEVLAG